One part of the Drosophila teissieri strain GT53w chromosome 3R, Prin_Dtei_1.1, whole genome shotgun sequence genome encodes these proteins:
- the LOC122622255 gene encoding poly(A) RNA polymerase gld-2 homolog A, translating to MSTAMAMAAAASSSATAAAAAAATTTAISNSTTNTTASPATTNTMNITTKTITPAEVPMEPAPAPAPSMAPIALEIEDSARNETDDLEHGAPKPRRQRKTTVVHTCPRPPGGYKYSMEFLYGIGSGMAGMTLNIPTPSSITPRTVRTTAPLLTTHMPLLTTMGVAPPRSSGIRYAGSAGGANGTTATASTTPSTVTTSIGSPGSGAEAMTSPVSSSGLPAAGGLPAQFIYQGYLPTGPQRRLWHAENAVWQFDRNYPYNQAYSPPYGIPMMPVGFEHPYGQRIIYPGYYNQAAGGINAAAVSGLARTSRQVAQQPHILAQPAVGTENSEEAPATLGNAPQVSSPWRYGRPGTHRGRQAVPTAAASALLHRDSKTFYNSIASGMGGGPRFKAPFVANVRSFQGGAVAAGGPATAAEVASSVAATGAASSSDQNVATSRNNQEATTQNNPRNRHNAKRGGKNSIGKEHTSNSSGSLSNSSSKSQLNKRPSSNTSISPIKHPHRTYRNRMRYTAPEPSEQKAVTTSVPISNYQPPQQPPSAVRRVPKFQGANAYQGQTSGRQQSRYYQSRHMDAFVYQSGHYMVYAAGAPPVGLAAGKPGVSKATGAPAGSAAGAAAAGGGGGGATATVTASSATLEGEQPLDSDFDQRQEYADLGLDPANGGFSSDLEPPALKQDTSELDAQSCLQSHPNSELDGDDNHSLTSFAPSVESDDSESELSDASVESVVRDIMISCLAMATGAEEPDLSGPNLVPYGDMHNLKELDRKSPQTNGYRSHRQYHQSHYPYHSQLSPRGLSCCGDMLNQHSEDLVFKLDQSQPDAIESGKKIHLKEIAEEPDNISMASNLSCSPSASSSKSVMASKSNITMPEEHDDDELPLVVHNRYWREFFGYTPADRFLLRAKLVEMRRPPKVVGCKNKWEPLSLSVWRKFLESQQTRHVYKTKMRLWRAIYTVAMKNYPRYGLYLVGSSISYFGSKCSDMDICMLACTNPNIDPRMEAVYHLQVMKALLSRTDMFQDFNLIEARVPILRFTDRCHKVEVDINFNNSVGIRNTHLLYCYSQLEWRVRPMALTVKQWAQYHNINNAKNMTISSYSLMLMVIHFLQVGASPPVLPCLHKLHPDKFGLLQPNDFGYVDMNEVMAPYQSENSQALGELLLNFLHYYSVFEYGKYAISIRVGGVLPIEVCRAASAPKNDIHQWNELCIEEPFDQTNTARSVYDTDTFERIKAIFVASYRRLESTRNLSAIFEDYDGPTILMQQPSVDSEVELYEGQHHRMLPNRGSSRSNSTMPSPRPSKLMVDKATTAIWDDINNKPDAQPVSNYNSYDASHESIGNGSQMRSKDNPVASQPPIA from the exons ATGTCCACTGCTATGGcaatggcagcagcggcatccTCGAGTGCCacggcagcagccgcagcagcggcaacaacgaCGGCCATTAGCAACTCCACCACAAACACCACAGCGTCACCGGCAACAACCAACACGATGAACATCACCACGAAGACCATAACGCCGGCAGAGGTACCAATGGaaccagctccagctccagctccaagtATGGCCCCCATAGCACTGGAAATCGAAGATTCTGCAAGGAATGAGACGGATGACTTGGAGCACGGTGCCCCAAAGCCACGTAGGCAGCGCAAAACGACAGTGGTGCACACCTGCCCCCGCCCGCCGGGTGGCTACAAGTACTCCATGGAGTTTCTCTACGGGATCGGTAGCGGCATGGCCGGCATGACACTCAATATACCAACGCCCTCATCGATCACCCCTCGCACCGTAAGAACCACGGCCCCCCTACTAACCACTCACATGCCCTTGCTGACCACCATGGGCGTCGCGCCACCACGTTCGTCGGGCATTCGCTACGCAGGATCTGCTGGAGGCGCCAACGGAACCACGGCAACAGCATCTACGACACCCAGCACAGTCACAACATCAATTGGCTCGCCGGGATCGGGAGCCGAAGCAATGACAAGTCCAGTTTCATCTAGTGGCTTGCCAGCAGCGGGCGGCTTACCAGCCCAGTTCATATACCAGGGATATCTGCCCACTGGACCGCAGCGGCGTCTGTGGCACGCGGAGAACGCCGTTTGGCAGTTCGATAGAAATTATCCATACAACCAGGCATACTCGCCGCCATATGGCATACCCATGATGCCGGTCGGCTTTGAGCATCCGTATGGGCAGAGAATAATATACCCGGGCTACTACAACCAGGCTGCTGGTGGAATCAATGCAGCTGCGGTGTCGGGATTGGCACGCACTAGTCGTCAGGTGGCCCAACAGCCACATATACTGGCTCAACCCGCTGTGGGAACGGAAAATAGCGAGGAAGCGCCTGCCACACTTGGCAACGCTCCTCAGGTGAGCAGCCCGTGGCGTTATGGCAGACCGGGAACACACCGCGGACGACAGGCGGTGCCCACTGCAGCGGCATCAGCTTTGCTGCACAGGGATTCGAAGACTTTTTACAACAGCATCGCCAGTGGAATGGGTGGCGGTCCCCGCTTTAAAGCACCCTTTGTGGCAAATGTCCGTAGTTTTCAGGGAGGAGCTGTGGCAGCCGGAGGACCTGCAACCGCAGCAGAGGTGGCCTCAAGTGTAGCTGCAACGGGAGCAGCAAGCTCCAGTGACCAGAATGTGGCAACCAGCCGCAACAATCAAGAAGCTACGACCCAAAACAATCCCAGAAATCGTCATAATGCCAAACGGGGTGGCAAGAATTCGATTGGAAAGGAGCACACATCAAACTCCTCCGGATCACTATCCAATTCATCCTCGAAGTCCCAGCTGAACAAGCGACCCAGCTCGAACACCTCGATTTCGCCAATCAAGCATCCACATCGCACTTATAGAAACCGGATGCGTTATACTGCACCGGAGCCATCTGAGCAAAAGGCGGTGACCACGTCCGTTCCAATAAGTAACTACCAGCCACCGCAGCAGCCGCCATCAGCAGTGCGAAGAGTTCCGAAGTTCCAAGGAGCAAATGCCTATCAAGGACAAACTTCCGGTAGACAGCAATCTCGTTACTACCAATCGAGGCACATGGATGCTTTCGTCTACCAGTCTGGACACTATATGGTTTATGCAGCGGGAGCACCGCCTGTGGGATTGGCAGCCGGAAAGCCCGGAGTATCAAAAGCAACCGGAGCACCTGCCGGttcagcagcaggagcagcagcagcaggaggtggaggtggaggagctACAGCTACGGTCACAGCCAGCAGCGCCACTTTGGAGGGCGAGCAGCCGCTGGACTCGGACTTTGATCAGCGCCAGGAATATGCTGACTTGGGTCTGGATCCAGCCAATGGCGGCTTCTCCTCCGACCTGGAGCCGCCCGCTCTTAAGCAGGACACCTCCGAGCTGGACGCTCAATCGTGCCTGCAATCGCATCCAAATTCCGAACTCGACGGCGATGATAATCACTCCCTCACCAGCTTTGCTCCCAGTGTGGAGAGCGATGATTCCGAAAGTGAACTAAGCGATGCCTCCGTCGAGTCGGTGGTGCGCGATATAATGATCAGCTGCTTAGCAATGGCCACCGGGGCTGAGGAGCCCGATCTCAGTGGGCCCAATCTGGTGCCCTACGGCGATATGCATAATCTTAAGGAGCTGGACCGAAAGAGTCCCCAAACCAATGGCTACAGATCCCACAGGCAATATCATCAGTCGCATTATCCCTACCATTCGCAACTCAGTCCAAGAGGCTTGAGCTGCTGCGGCGATATGTTGAACCAACACTCCGAAGATTTGGTATTCAAGTTAGACCAGAGTCAGCCGGATGCCATTGAAAGCGGGAAGAAGATCCACTTGAAGGAAATAGCCGAGGAGCCGGACAACATCTCTATGGCCTCAAATCTCTCCTGCAGTCCGTCTGCCAGTTCCAGCAAGAGTGTAATGGCATCCAAGTCCAATATTACAATG CCAGAAGAacacgatgatgatgaactGCCCTTGGTGGTTCACAATCGTTATTGGCGCGAATTCTTTGGTTACACGCCAGCAGATCGCTTTTTACTCCGAGCCAAGTTGGTGGAAATGAGACGTCCACCGAAAGTTGTGGGCTGCAAGAACAAATGGGAGCCCTTGTCCCTGTCCGTGTGGAGGAAGTTCCTCGAGTCCCAGCAGACACGTCACGTTTACAAGACCAAAATGCGACTGTGGCGTGCCATTTACACAGTGGCCATG AAAAACTATCCAAGATATGGACTTTATTTGGTGGGCTCATCCATTTCGTACTTTGGTTCCAAGTGCTCAGACATGGATATCTGCATGCTGGCCTGCACCAATCCGAACATTGATCCCCGCATGGAGGCCGTCTATCATTTGCAAGTCATGAAGGCGCTACTGAGCCGCACGGATATGTTCCAGGATTTCAATTTGATCGAAGCACGGGTGCCCATACTGCGATTCACCGACCGATGCCACAAAGTGGAGGTGGACATCAACTTTAATAACTCCGTTGGGATCAGGAACACCCATCTGCTGTACTGCTACTCCCAGCTGGAGTGGCGAGTTCGTCCGATGGCCCTGACCGTGAAGCAGTGGGCCCAGTATCACAACATCAACAATGCCAAGAACATGACCATATCGAGCTACTCGCTCATGCTAATGGTCATTCATTTCCTGCAGGTTGGAGCAAGTCCACCTGTGCTTCCATGTCTGCACAAGTTGCATCCGGATAAGTTTGGTCTGCTGCAGCCCAACGATTTCGGTTATGTGGACATGAACGAGGTGATGGCTCCGTATCAGTCGGAGAACAGCCAAGCGCTGGGTGAGTTGCTGTTGAACTTCCTGCACTACTACAGTGTGTTCGAGTATGGGAAGTATGCCATCTCGATAcgagtgggtggtgttttGCCCATAGAAGTGTGCCGGGCAGCCAGTGCACCCAAAAACGATATACACCAATGGAATGAGCTGTGCATCGAAGAGCCCTTCGATCAGACGAATACAGCTCGATCGGTGTACGATACGGATACCTTTGAGCGGATCAAAGCCATCTTTGTGGCCAGCTACAGGAGACTGGAATCGACGAGGAATCTTAGTGCCATATTCGAGGACTACGATGGACCCACAATACTGATGCAGCAGCCATCGGTGGACTCAGAGGTCGAACTCTACGAGGGTCAGCACCACCGCATGCTACCGAATCGAGGCTCCTCCAGATCCAACAGCACAATGCCATCGCCGCGTCCTTCAAAGCTGATGGTGGACAAGGCAACAACAGCCATTTGGGATGATATTAACAACAAACCAGATGCCCAGCCAGTTAGCAATTACAATAGCTATGATGCCAGTCATGAAAGTATTGGCAACGGCAGTCAGATGCGATCCAAGGATAATCCtgtggccagccagccaccaATTGCTTAA